A genomic window from Thunnus thynnus chromosome 12, fThuThy2.1, whole genome shotgun sequence includes:
- the LOC137194745 gene encoding complement C1q and tumor necrosis factor-related protein 9-like: MLWRLLGLLILSSLCSAMLLPNSPSVESSEEEGSTLDPNTYHWPASDESSEEMPPWPPVPRSAPLQMPPTGLPWPPSSNMSEGSGKLRMMGATDPVIPPMPDTAICDILLNAPVPPPPDQIPFFCLCSHCKGTVGPKGERGDRGPSGEPGSPGRRGMTGFKGRPGFTGPMGMKGQKGDDGEKGQLGATGFTGMKGERGFKGEKGDRGMIGPQGPHGPQGETGTCPASCESVQGPPGQQGLPGPAGARGLPGVFGSVGPKGFKGDKGDLGMAGTPGMNGQKGDRGEQGLCNCRDGEDGTDGRPGERGPKGDKGDIGAQGIQGPIGLKGNQGIIGLMGPPGPCSSAIQSAFSVSLNESFPAPDWPVPFPNILTNQQGHFNPSMGIYTAPVNGTYIFSLHLAVSNRMLKVGLFHNFYPVIKTTEGTNQVTTSQTVVLHLSMGDQVWLQVKDSMTNGMFTDNESSSTFSGYLLNPDSCEFPVGRQFLPPMDYEKGDFSWDGPPPATTTQSPH; encoded by the exons ATGTTGTGGAGGCTGTTGGGACTCCTTATCCTGTCCTCCCTTTGCTCCGCCATGCTGCTACCAAACAGCCCCTCAGTGGAGTCCAGCGAAGAGGAAGGCTCCACCTTGGACCCCAACACCTACCACTGGCCAGCTTCAGATGAGTCTTCGGAGGAAATGCCCCCCTGGCCACCCGTCCCCCGCAGTGCCCCCCTGCAGATGCCCCCCACAGGTCTACCGTGGCCACCCAGCAGCAACATGAGCGAAGGCTCCGGCAAGCTCCGGATGATGGGGGCCACAGACCCGGTGATACCCCCCATGCCTGATACGGCAATCTGCGACATACTGCTGAACGCGCCAGTACCGCCACCCCCTGACCAGATTCCATTTTTCTGCCTCTGCTCACACTGTAAGGGCACCGTGGGGCCCAAAGGAGAACGTGGAGACCGGGGCCCTTCAG GTGAACCTGGGAGTCCCGGGAGAAGAGGAATGACAGGGTTCAAAGGTCGTCCAGGATTCACAGGCCCTATGGGGATGAAGG GTCAGAAGGGAGATGACGGGGAGAAGGGGCAGCTTGGTGCCACTGGTTTCACTGGGATGAAGGGCGAACGAGGCTTCAAAG gAGAGAAAGGAGACCGAGGAATGATAGGGCCCCAAGGTCCACATGGTCCCCAGGGAGAAACCGGGACATGCCCTGCTTCCTGTGAGAGTGTCCAGGGCCCGCCGGGTCAACAAGGCCTCCCTGGACCAGCTGGAGCTCGAGGCCTGCCTGGAGTCTTTGGTTCTGTGGGACCTAAAGGTTTTAAAGGTGATAAGGGTGACCTGGGCATGGCCGGTACCCCTGGGATGAATGGCCAGAAGGGTGATCGAGGCGAGCAGGGGTTGTGTAACTGCAGAGATGGGGAGGATGGCACAGATGGGAGACCAGGAGAAAGGGGGCCTAAAGGGGACAAAGGTGACATTGGTGCCCAGGGTATACAAGGCCCAATAGGCCTAAAGGGCAACCAGGGCATCATCGGCCTAATGGGGCCGCCCGGGCCCTGCTCCTCGGCCATCCAATCAGCATTTTCTGTGTCTCTCAACGAGTCATTTCCTGCTCCAGATTGGCCTGTTCCTTTCCCAAACATTCTTACCAACCAGCAGGGGCATTTCAACCCCTCCATGGGCATCTACACTGCCCCCGTCAATGGCACCTACATCTTCTCCCTCCACCTTGCAGTCTCCAACAGGATGCTTAAGGTCGGCCTGTTCCACAACTTCTACCCCGTCATCAAAACAACAGAAGGAACCAACCAGGTCACCACCAGCCAGACTGTTGTACTCCACCTCAGCATGGGAGACCAGGTGTGGCTGCAGGTGAAAGACTCCATGACCAACGGCATGTTCACCGACAATGAGAGCAGCAGCACGTTTTCAGGATATCTGCTAAATCCTGACTCCTGTGAATTCCCTGTGGGTCGACAATTCCTGCCGCCGATGGACTATGAGAAAGGAGACTTCAGCTGGGATGGTCCACCACCTGCAACCACCACTCAATCACCACATTAG